In Dryobates pubescens isolate bDryPub1 chromosome 8, bDryPub1.pri, whole genome shotgun sequence, a genomic segment contains:
- the ANKRD1 gene encoding ankyrin repeat domain-containing protein 1 — protein MMTMKVEELVTGKKGDDKETGSFLPEDFKNGEYEAAVKLEKQEDLKTVPEHSLTRGDLAYEKEKKREAELKKKKLEERSKLENLEDLEKIIQLKKKKKYKKVKAPVLKEIEPEVVTGPVDVPTFFKAALENKLPVIEKYLSDKGDPNVFDKYKRTALHRACSEGHLEVVKKLVEAGAKLEQKDMLQSTALHWACRGGNLDIVKYLLDKGINRNARDKLLSTPLHVAVRTGQYDCGEHLIACEADLNARDREGDTPMHDAVRLNRYKMIRLLILYGADLTIKNCQGKTPMDLVLQWQNGTKEIFNSLKVNSCKKGHLGKL, from the exons ATGATGACGATGAAAGTAGAAGAACTG GTTACTGGGAAGAAAGGAGATGATAAAGAGACTGGCAGCTTCCTCCCTGAGGATTTCAAAAATGGGGAGTATGAAGCTGCTGTAAAATTAGAGAAGCAGGAGGACCTAAAGACAGTCCCTGAACACTCACTGACCCGAGGTGATCTGGCTtatgagaaggagaaaaaacgAGAAGCTGAG ctgaagaagaagaaattagaGGAGAGGTCAAAACTTGAAAACTTGGAAGATCTTGAAAAAATTATTCagctgaagaagaagaaaaaatacaagAAAGTGAAAGCACCTGTTTTAAAGGAAATTGAACCAGAAGTTGTT ACAGGACCAGTGGATGTACCCACATTCTTTAAAGCTGCACTGGAGAATAAGTTGCCAGTAATTGAAAAATACCTGTCAGACAAAGGAGATCCAAATGTCTTCGATAAG TACAAACGCACTGCATTGCACAGGGCATGCTCTGAAGGACATCTAGAGGTAGTGAAGAAGTTGGTGGAAGCTGGAGCCAAGCTTGAACAGAAAGACATG cttcaatCTACAGCCCTACACTGGGCTTGCCGAGGTGGGAACCTGGATATTGTGAAGTACTTACTGGATAAAGGGATAAATAGAAATGCCAGAGACAAG CTGCTTAGCACCCCTTTGCACGTGGCTGTGAGAACAGGTCAGTATGACTGCGGGGAGCACCTCATCGCCTGTGAGGCAGACCTCAATGCCAGAGACAGA GAAGGAGACACACCGATGCACGATGCTGTAAGGCTGAACCGCTACAAAATGATCAGGCTTCTGATTCTGTATGGAGCAGATCTAACTATAAAGAACTGT CAAGGGAAAACTCCCATGGATCTTGTTCTTCAGTGGCAGAACGGCACCAAAGAGATATTCAACAGCCTGAAAGTCAATTCCTGTAAGAAGGGCCATCTGGGCAAGCTCTGA